The following nucleotide sequence is from Podospora bellae-mahoneyi strain CBS 112042 chromosome 1 map unlocalized CBS112042p_1, whole genome shotgun sequence.
agcttgTCGATGGGTTGTGGAAAGCCAACGTTGTGAATTTGAAGCTTCGGCGGATGAAATTCGACAACGTGTCTTTAACAGAGCTAACACCTGAGCTTAGAGCTTGGGGCGCCTGCGATACGGGCACACCAACTTGCGGGGACAGAAGGCTGGCTTAGCCGGGTGGGGGTGGCCCTAGCGCTGCATGGTGGAAGATCTTGGAATATTCGATTGGCCAGATTTCCACGAGAACTGCTCCTGAGCATGCTCCCATCTGATCATTATGCTCTTGCGATAGGCAGTGAATAGTGTCAAATTGAAGATTTTTGTTTATTTTTCATGTTCCAGAGCTCTTTGTTTCTCCTTGCCATGTGAATGGCTCTCAATTGCTGTTCTTTGGGGCTGCTGGAGACACCGTTTCTCAATGTGGGGCATTGGAGCTGACAGGTCCTCCACTCTCAGCCTTTCACATTATTCTGCTTCAATATTCGAAACCACGCCGCCCAGAGGAAGCGGTACCGTTTCCCGAATGGTAATTATGGTAGTACGCTTGACTTGACCAGACAAGGCAGTCCGGTCGATTCAAGGTGAAACTTCGATGGCCACATATCTCGGCTCCGTGGTCTGGGGTTCCGCCTTTTGCTGACTGAGCAGGCGACATTGAACAACCAGTTCCAAGCTGGGTTCCGGTCCTCAAGAGGCATAAATATGCAATTAGAGGTATGTGGTCTCTCGAGGGTCCCCGGTCAAGTTATTGACTGCACTTTCTGGACTTTATCCACCGTTTGGTATGGCTTATCTCTAAAGTGTATATCAAGCTTTATCTAACGCTACACCAGCTGTTCCTTTCTCTATTACCCAAGTTCTCTCACTGAGACCACATGGAGACAAGTAACTTGGTCATACTCGAGAATCTCAAAGTCTTTTCCAATGAAATATCACAAGTGCACATGTCCGATATCACTCTCTGGGTGGACCTGAGTAGCAATGCCGGGAGCTGCTAAAGTCGCCGCATGGCCTGTCCCGCCGAGTGTCCGCCCGTTCGTTCGCTCGGCAGACCAGTGAGTGGTGGGTAaggttgggtggtgtttcGTTCGGAGCCACTCCGAACCGCAGCGGCCTTCCTTGTCGCAATTTAGCCCCAAATAGCCTCATTTTCGTTTCTGATACTGCCGACTTGCTCAAGATTTGCCGGTAAAGATAGACAGCCCTCTGTGTCTCTCCCAAACCCTTCAAACGACCACCTTGGCCTTTTGGAGACACCCCTGGTCCGACTCGGTCAGCCAATCCGACCCCGCAGCCTCCATCCATCGCCGTCATCCCGCCCACTAGCAGCGAATATGACCCCGCCAACCACCGGCCTGCCGGCCGAGAacaccaccgacaacaacgaccatCTCGTACAGTCGGATGACCCCGAGCACCCGGCGAACTTGATCCCCTCGCTTTGCGCAAAGTTCTGGACTCTCGGTTGGGTGACCGGCACCGGCGGTGGTGCCTCTATTCGCGATGAGTACTAAATATTTCTCTCCTTATCGATAACCCCGCATATCACCActatcacccaccaccagcgcagCCATTGATAAGTCCAACACCAACTAACAAGCGCGATGTAGCGACCTAGTCTACCTCGCCCCTTCGGGTGTTCAAAAGGAGCTCATGAAGCCCTCCGACATCTACGTCCTCTCTCTCGCCGCCCAGGCGAaatccctctcccgccgccAGCGAGTCTACCTCCGCAGCCCAGCGGTTTACAAGCCCAGCCAGTgcacccccctcttcctcgccgccttcacCAAGCGCAATGCCGGCTGCTGCATCCACACCCACTCCCACTGGGCCGTCCTCGTGACGTTGATCCTCGAACAGCAAGGAAGCAAGGAGTTCCGCATCAACAACATTGAGCAGATCAAGGGGTTCGGCAAGGGCTTCCAGAAGAGCGGGAACCTTGGGTACCATGATACGCTTGTGATTCCCGTGATTGAGAACACGGCGCATGAGGAGGACCTGACggagtttttggaggaggcaatGGACAAGTACCCGGATACGTATGCTGTGTTGGTAAGGAGGCATGGTGTTTATGTTTGGGGGGATAATGTCCACAAAGCGAAGACACAGTGTGAGAGGTATGCTTGTTGAAATTGCCACTCTTGCTTTCTGGAAAATAGACACTGACATGATCCTCGCCAGCTTGGACTACCTCTTCCAACTAGCCGTCGAGATGAAGCAGCTCGGTCTGCCCTGGATCACAGACATCGAGCCGACCATCCCAACAAGAAAGGATTAGAAATATGACAGACAGCCACTTCAGTAATGTCCAAATAATACCCATTGACACAGCATCTCACGTCAAGCAACCAcaagcatcatcattcaAACTTGAGCAATTCTTTTTCCATTAAACCCTTCCATTACACCGCCACAACTAACTCCAAACCCAGAATATCCAAATCATACATTAtaccctttccccccttgcGACCCTTTTAGGCCTCCTTTCTTACCCCCAGCCACAAGTAATTGATATTTCCCAAAACTACGCACAAAGAATcaaaacccccaccccccttccccttttccatcaacccccattTACAAAGCCATAACAGCACCCAAaaaagccaacaaccccatcccggagccaacaacagcaccggGAACGGCAGCGTTGCTGGTCACGCTAGCCGGGGCGCCAGTAGTAGTGGGGTTGCCCTCCTGGTTGTTGGTAGTGCCGTtcccgccttcctcgccatcatcattgttgtcatcgtcgttgttgttgctgttgttgttgttgttgttgttgttgttgttgtcagagttgttattgttgttgttaccagagttgttgctgttgccatTGCCAGAGCTAGAGCCACCAGTGGGCTTGGGAGCAACAccgggggtggcggtgtaGTAGTGGGCGGCGACGCAGGCGTTGTAGCACTGGCCGTAGGCGAGGTTGTCGGCTTCGGTGCCGTTGCCCTTGGGGCATTCGGAGACGCACTTGTTTGTGGCTTCGACCTAGAGGGCACGCAGGTGTGTTAGTCATGAAGGTTTGGTTGGCTGTGGCTTGGGATAATAAAGTTTGTGGTTTTATATGTGGGACAACCACAAAAGGGGTCTCTTAGGAGGGAGATATGACGACGTACATCTTGCTCGCCGGGGTTGGGCACTGGGTTGCACTTGGCCGTGCAGTTGACGTCGCCGGGGGTGCAGGCGTTGATGCAGCGGAGGATCTCGGCCTGCTGGGAGttttgggcggcggtggctggGTCGATGGAGGTGTTGAccgagacggtggtggaggtgccctgggcgctggcgagggcggcgagggcgccggtgaggatgagggatgTGACGCGCATTTtggctgtggtgttgatgttgatattAAGACAATAAAGTGagggtttgtttactttaAAGAATGTGTCAAGATGGTAGCGACAGTATTATTAGGAAGAAAGATCCAACACACAGCAGACAGGCAGTACAagactgatgatgatgatgatgatgttgtgaagagatgaggagagggaagaggaaagaatGAGAGccaaggggggggggaaggttggaAGGCGGGAGTACTAAATAGCCAGCTACGTTATTGCGGCTTGCGCCTTCGCCTCTTCGctctcagccagccaacaCCTTTTGGTGTAGTCTCGCATCCCCATGCCACTACCATGATAcccacaaaaaaaacaaagagggagaggctAGGACATGCAACCCTCGGGCGGTGATGGGCGTTTGCTTGGTCTGCCAATGCGTGAATAGCTGTAGGTACCAAGGTACCCTTTGACCGTGACGACGGTaacccttcttctcccccagtCCACTCTTTTTCAAACACGAGGGGGGGGTCATCCCTCCAgtcctctctttctctctcaaacGTTTCCCATTCCCTTCCCGCTCCATCCAGTCTTCGATTGGTGCGGCgcggcacacacacacacacacacacggcaGGGAACCCGACAGGCGGCAAGGGCTCCCTCTTCCAAGGGGGAGGCGTGAaagatgtggtggtggttgttgattcTATGATTTTCTGTGCCATTTTTAAAATCCGAGCTGGGGCTCTTGTCACTCACTCCCACGCAACAGCCACGCTCTCTTCTCTGTCTTTTGCCCCGACATCTCACAACCATGATTTTTGGACTGTCCCATGTTACGCAAACTCACTCACACAGGCCCCAGGTTTGCCAGTCAGTCACTTGACATGGATTCGTTTTGGAGGGGGCAGGAAAAACAGCTTGGACAGATAATCTCCCGAGGTGAAATTGCGGGTTTCGCCAAGACAAGCCCACATCGAACTGGTCCGTGGTCCGTGGTCGATCTGCTGCTTTTCTGGGCACCAATCAGCGGGCGGGAAATCGCGTAATGGGTTGCTTAAAAGATGGGGAATGATCTTTTTCGTGTCAGTCTGTTCTGCTGTCTGTGTAACCACAGCTGAATGCTCTGCTGCTCATGTTGGCTGCATCTTCTATCTTGAGAAACTCACAGAGCCCTTCAAACATCCCATCTTCATCGAGAACAGACAAAATCCCCAGACCCTTAGCGCTGGCTCTTAGGTCAGGTCAAAGTTGTCAGGGACACTGACAGACGCATGTGAAGTCATTGGTccgaacagcagcagcaccacatGCACAAGCGTCCAGCCAAAGCGGACCGCCGGACAACCCCTGCCGAGACATTTCAGGACAAGCCACCGAGCCCCCCAGGCATGGCATCTCATGACTTTCTCATCACAGACAGCCGGAGCTGGCCAAGTCCTTGGGGATCATATCACACACCATCAaacttcttctctcttccacAGTCTGACAAAAACCTCAGCCCACAGGTGGAACATTCGTATACACTATAACCCTTCGTGTCCAATCCCATCGAAAATGGACCCCCTATGAGCTGGCAAAAACACCAGCCTCAC
It contains:
- the MDE1 gene encoding Methylthioribulose-1-phosphate dehydratase (EggNog:ENOG503NV09; COG:E): MTPPTTGLPAENTTDNNDHLVQSDDPEHPANLIPSLCAKFWTLGWVTGTGGGASIRDDDLVYLAPSGVQKELMKPSDIYVLSLAAQAKSLSRRQRVYLRSPAVYKPSQCTPLFLAAFTKRNAGCCIHTHSHWAVLVTLILEQQGSKEFRINNIEQIKGFGKGFQKSGNLGYHDTLVIPVIENTAHEEDLTEFLEEAMDKYPDTYAVLVRRHGVYVWGDNVHKAKTQCESLDYLFQLAVEMKQLGLPWITDIEPTIPTRKD
- a CDS encoding uncharacterized protein (EggNog:ENOG503P6FE) yields the protein MRVTSLILTGALAALASAQGTSTTVSVNTSIDPATAAQNSQQAEILRCINACTPGDVNCTAKCNPVPNPGEQDVEATNKCVSECPKGNGTEADNLAYGQCYNACVAAHYYTATPGVAPKPTGGSSSGNGNSNNSGNNNNNNSDNNNNNNNNNNSNNNDDDNNDDGEEGGNGTTNNQEGNPTTTGAPASVTSNAAVPGAVVGSGMGLLAFLGAVMAL